The Deinococcus apachensis DSM 19763 genome includes a region encoding these proteins:
- a CDS encoding phosphoenolpyruvate synthase: MTADVYVLPFAEIHAGDLPLVGGKGANLGELTAAGFPVPPGFCVTVRAFEQGLDALPERETMWRELEAIGPTDAAAARAASARWKPRLATLPLPQGVAGAIEDAWRTLGPGHAYAVRSSATAEDLPSASFAGQQDTFLNVRGREALLRAVLDCWASLYNERAISYRAQLGLSQRHVSLAVVVQRMIEPEVAGILFTADPSTGQRHIARIDATFGLGEALVSGVVTADAYSVDRRTRRVLHRAVADKPFAIRSAQGGGVERVPLRGPERNRPALTDVQVTELTELCGRIEAHYGAPQDIEWAQRGGHWYVLQTRPITTLYPLPEPRPNDGQLHAYFSFSHLQVMTDAMPPLAASVWQLLFPFGHPRTSLENPYLGVAGGRLYVDVSFALRHPLLRRLVPRAVGANVDAHIGGALAALATRPEFQHGPALHLSRAARGLAPVLRHALTALAFPERGNVASQQVRRIDARIARFRHALDAAPSLGARLDVALTTLATLLGPEVYPLLGRVMAGVLADTALRALARDVASRADLVALGAGQQGNVTTEMGLALGDLTDVARGQPAVSAHLRRLDLDVHQRLAVVGLPGGAAFLGRWQAFLARYGARGPGEIDLSRPRWHEDPGSLLSMVVGGLETGEPGIHRAQATEWRHRAADAAARVLRAAGPLRRVVLRHLLRSVRTYLPLREHPKFMLVQMLDLVKPVVLEAGVILTARGALDAPGDVWFLTLPELRSALAGVPQDLTPQVAARRARFAADARRTPPRVMTSDGELISAQVMGAWVPDGAFGGQAVSAGVVEGAARVMRRLDDPPVQPGEILVAPFTDPGWTPLFVFAAGLVTEVGGLMTHGSLVAREYGLPAVVGVERATSRIVSGQRLRVNGDLGYVELLDDQESDTPAPAPHTS, from the coding sequence ATGACCGCAGACGTATATGTCCTGCCGTTCGCCGAGATCCACGCGGGCGATCTGCCGCTGGTTGGCGGCAAGGGGGCGAACCTCGGTGAACTCACCGCAGCCGGTTTCCCGGTGCCGCCGGGCTTCTGCGTGACCGTCCGGGCCTTCGAGCAGGGGCTCGACGCCCTGCCCGAACGGGAAACGATGTGGCGTGAACTGGAGGCCATCGGGCCGACCGACGCGGCTGCCGCACGGGCCGCCAGTGCTCGCTGGAAACCCCGGTTGGCAACCCTGCCGCTGCCGCAGGGCGTGGCCGGGGCCATTGAAGACGCGTGGCGCACGCTGGGCCCGGGGCACGCTTACGCGGTGCGTTCGAGTGCGACCGCCGAAGACCTGCCCAGCGCGTCCTTCGCCGGGCAGCAGGACACCTTCCTGAACGTGCGTGGGCGGGAGGCGCTGCTGCGGGCTGTGCTCGACTGCTGGGCGTCGCTGTACAACGAGCGGGCCATCTCCTACCGCGCCCAGCTCGGACTCTCCCAGCGTCACGTCTCCCTGGCCGTCGTGGTGCAGCGGATGATCGAGCCCGAGGTAGCTGGCATCCTCTTCACCGCCGATCCCAGCACGGGCCAGCGGCACATCGCCCGGATTGACGCCACCTTCGGGCTGGGCGAGGCCCTCGTGTCCGGTGTGGTCACCGCCGACGCGTACAGCGTGGACCGCCGGACGCGTCGCGTCCTTCACCGCGCTGTGGCGGACAAGCCGTTCGCGATCCGCTCGGCTCAAGGTGGCGGCGTCGAGCGCGTTCCCCTGCGTGGCCCGGAGCGGAATCGCCCGGCGCTCACCGACGTCCAGGTGACCGAACTGACCGAGCTGTGCGGCCGCATCGAGGCCCACTACGGCGCGCCGCAGGATATCGAGTGGGCACAGCGGGGCGGACACTGGTACGTCCTGCAGACGCGGCCCATCACGACCCTGTACCCGCTGCCGGAACCCCGTCCGAATGATGGTCAGCTGCACGCCTACTTCAGTTTCAGCCACCTGCAGGTCATGACCGACGCCATGCCCCCGCTGGCCGCGTCGGTATGGCAGCTGCTGTTTCCCTTTGGGCATCCCCGGACATCCCTCGAGAACCCCTACCTGGGCGTGGCTGGCGGAAGACTTTACGTGGACGTCTCGTTCGCCCTGCGCCATCCGCTGCTCAGGCGCCTGGTACCCCGTGCGGTTGGCGCGAACGTGGACGCCCACATCGGTGGGGCGCTGGCTGCGCTGGCCACCCGACCGGAATTCCAGCACGGGCCAGCCCTGCACCTCTCCCGTGCCGCACGGGGCCTCGCGCCGGTCCTGCGCCACGCGCTGACCGCCCTGGCCTTCCCGGAACGTGGGAACGTCGCGAGTCAGCAGGTGCGGCGCATCGACGCCCGCATCGCGCGGTTCCGCCACGCCCTGGACGCTGCCCCCTCACTGGGCGCGCGACTGGACGTGGCCCTGACCACCCTCGCGACCCTGCTGGGCCCGGAAGTCTACCCGTTGCTGGGCCGGGTCATGGCGGGCGTCCTCGCCGACACCGCCCTGCGTGCCCTGGCCCGGGACGTCGCGTCCCGGGCCGACCTCGTCGCCCTGGGGGCCGGGCAGCAGGGCAACGTCACCACCGAGATGGGCCTGGCCCTGGGCGATCTCACGGACGTGGCGCGCGGCCAGCCAGCCGTGAGCGCGCACCTGCGGCGCCTTGACCTGGACGTTCACCAGCGCCTGGCGGTGGTCGGGCTGCCCGGAGGAGCTGCGTTCCTGGGGCGCTGGCAAGCCTTCCTGGCGCGATACGGCGCCCGCGGGCCGGGCGAGATCGATCTCAGCCGGCCGCGCTGGCATGAGGATCCAGGATCGCTGCTCAGCATGGTGGTGGGTGGGCTGGAGACCGGGGAGCCGGGAATTCACCGCGCGCAGGCGACCGAGTGGCGCCACCGTGCTGCGGACGCCGCCGCGCGGGTGCTGCGCGCTGCCGGGCCGCTGCGGCGCGTGGTGTTGCGTCATCTGCTGCGCTCGGTGCGCACTTATCTGCCTCTGCGCGAGCACCCCAAGTTCATGCTGGTGCAGATGCTCGACTTGGTCAAACCGGTGGTCCTGGAGGCGGGCGTAATCCTCACCGCGCGCGGCGCGCTGGACGCCCCCGGGGACGTGTGGTTCCTCACACTGCCCGAACTCCGCTCGGCCCTGGCTGGCGTGCCGCAGGACCTCACACCTCAGGTCGCGGCGCGCCGCGCGCGCTTCGCTGCAGACGCCCGGCGGACTCCCCCGAGGGTCATGACCAGCGACGGCGAACTGATCAGCGCCCAGGTTATGGGGGCGTGGGTGCCGGACGGCGCGTTCGGCGGTCAGGCCGTCTCAGCGGGAGTGGTGGAGGGCGCCGCACGGGTCATGCGCCGGCTGGACGACCCACCCGTCCAGCCGGGCGAGATCCTGGTCGCTCCGTTCACCGATCCCGGCTGGACACCGCTGTTCGTCTTCGCGGCCGGTCTGGTCACGGAGGTCGGCGGCCTGATGACCCACGGCTCCCTGGTGGCCCGCGAGTACGGCCTGCCAGCCGTAGTGGGCGTCGAGCGCGCCACCTCGCGGATCGTCAGCGGTCAGCGCCTCCGCGTCAACGGCGATCTGGGATACGTGGAGCTGCTGGACGATCAGGAGTCGGACACCCCTGCACCTGCACCGCATACGAGCTGA
- a CDS encoding alginate O-acetyltransferase AlgX-related protein, whose amino-acid sequence MRKILPLLTLVLVASTGAQAASTTNNWKLCSAATDAKNYQAGDLWALVAAQGSDGWLYGVQSFKPYDEPQPFLAELKRFSAALKARGTDLVMVYIPPRAASSSRHFDSTNPVFSAVDTNKLATSYSSFVKQINSAGIYSPDLLALQKSDKSEDDYFFARDHHWTPHAAQMTAHNITSYLKTRGTWSQLPTASFKLQEKSMQNWGSYLTRVNTLCNLNIQPQNYQSLISVKEGEDLLGGEDPKVVLVGTSNSFRNKGAEESFGAALRYEMQRDVTNAGIEGGGPYSSIESYLLSDSFRTNPAKVLIWEMDSSYNLHYSLPQLIPSVKGSCKAPVQRLDGLPSQIRVTAPLRPNDYLMVSLSDSSIRSVPLQVTNASGSTSTMTLTHTPKSTAGPIFYGEVQTDVKEVKLSLPDSTGKVRIDVCRG is encoded by the coding sequence ATGAGAAAAATACTACCACTGCTAACGCTCGTTCTCGTCGCCTCTACCGGGGCCCAGGCTGCTTCTACCACCAATAATTGGAAGCTATGCTCCGCCGCGACCGATGCGAAGAATTACCAGGCCGGGGATTTGTGGGCATTAGTTGCAGCACAGGGCTCGGATGGATGGCTGTACGGCGTTCAAAGCTTTAAGCCATATGATGAACCACAACCGTTCCTGGCGGAATTGAAGCGTTTTTCAGCCGCCCTGAAGGCTCGGGGGACGGATCTCGTTATGGTGTATATCCCGCCCCGCGCGGCTTCCTCTAGCCGCCATTTTGACTCTACAAATCCGGTCTTCAGTGCTGTTGATACCAATAAGCTCGCCACTTCATATAGCTCGTTTGTTAAACAAATCAATTCCGCTGGAATATACTCACCGGATCTGCTCGCTCTTCAAAAATCTGATAAGAGTGAAGATGATTATTTCTTTGCCCGTGACCATCACTGGACTCCCCATGCCGCACAGATGACCGCTCACAACATTACAAGTTACTTAAAAACCAGGGGGACCTGGTCCCAACTGCCGACTGCGTCGTTCAAACTCCAGGAGAAGTCGATGCAGAATTGGGGCAGCTATCTCACTCGCGTCAACACGTTATGCAATCTCAATATTCAACCGCAAAACTACCAGAGTCTGATTAGCGTGAAGGAAGGCGAAGACCTTCTGGGGGGAGAAGACCCAAAGGTAGTCCTCGTGGGGACCAGCAACAGCTTTCGCAACAAAGGAGCTGAGGAATCGTTCGGTGCAGCCTTACGTTATGAGATGCAGCGCGACGTTACCAATGCGGGAATCGAAGGAGGCGGACCGTACTCTTCCATCGAGAGTTATCTCCTCTCCGACTCTTTCCGCACCAATCCAGCCAAAGTTTTGATATGGGAAATGGACAGCAGTTACAACCTGCACTACTCTTTGCCACAATTGATCCCATCAGTGAAAGGTAGTTGCAAAGCTCCCGTCCAAAGACTGGACGGCCTGCCCAGCCAGATTCGAGTGACCGCTCCACTCCGTCCAAATGACTACTTGATGGTGAGCCTCTCGGATTCCTCCATCCGATCGGTTCCCCTGCAGGTCACCAACGCGAGCGGGAGTACGTCGACGATGACGCTGACCCATACTCCCAAGAGCACTGCGGGGCCGATCTTCTACGGAGAGGTGCAAACGGACGTTAAGGAGGTCAAGCTGTCCTTGCCCGACTCCACCGGCAAGGTACGCATTGACGTCTGTAGAGGTTAG
- a CDS encoding MBOAT family O-acyltransferase → MVFSSNVFLFLFLPLFLIVYYLLPFKGRSAWILAGSYALYSWWRLDFLWLLVAVTVVAYWFGLVLDRQPDGSQRRWTLTAAIVLNLGALGYFKYANFGVESFNAITQTLGFQPFAWAPVLLPIGLSFFIFHAISYIVDVYRREEPPTRNLLDFAAFIALFPHLIAGPVLKYNLLADQFRHRTHTLEGFSYGATRFMTGFAKKVLIADSIAPLVTAAFNQPNPTLADSWLGALAYTLQLYFDFSGYSDMAIGLAAMMGFKFPENFNHPYISRSITEFWRRWHMSLSSWLREYLYISLGGNRRGRFRTYLNLWLTMVLGGLWHGANWTFVLWGMWHGSILAVERRMKEAKLWKPSPAWLTIPGTMILVILGWVMFRADNVPEAFRMYAGMVGLNGVGLSDTLAWQIRPSVIVTMLLAAVLVYVAPVWGNRVGDAGSRFLRPRVVMVATVALLPLFVLAVMKLSAQSYTPFLYFQF, encoded by the coding sequence ATGGTCTTCAGCAGTAACGTCTTCCTGTTCCTGTTCCTGCCACTGTTTCTCATCGTCTACTATCTCCTCCCCTTCAAGGGGCGGAGCGCGTGGATTCTGGCAGGCAGTTACGCCCTCTACTCCTGGTGGCGCCTCGACTTCCTCTGGTTGCTGGTCGCTGTTACCGTCGTCGCTTACTGGTTTGGGCTGGTCCTGGACCGCCAACCGGACGGGAGTCAGCGGCGCTGGACCCTCACTGCGGCCATCGTGCTGAACTTGGGCGCCCTTGGCTACTTCAAATACGCGAACTTCGGGGTGGAGAGCTTCAACGCCATCACCCAGACCCTGGGCTTTCAGCCCTTTGCCTGGGCACCCGTCCTGCTGCCCATCGGGCTGTCCTTCTTCATCTTCCATGCCATCAGCTACATCGTGGATGTGTACCGCCGGGAGGAACCCCCCACCCGCAACCTGCTGGACTTCGCCGCCTTTATCGCGTTGTTTCCGCATCTGATCGCCGGTCCCGTCCTGAAGTACAACTTGCTCGCCGATCAGTTCCGCCACCGCACCCACACGCTGGAAGGGTTCAGCTACGGCGCCACCCGCTTCATGACCGGCTTTGCCAAGAAGGTGCTGATCGCCGATTCCATCGCACCCCTGGTCACCGCCGCCTTCAACCAGCCGAACCCCACGCTCGCCGACAGTTGGCTGGGCGCCCTGGCCTACACCCTGCAACTGTATTTCGACTTCAGCGGGTACTCGGACATGGCGATTGGCCTGGCGGCCATGATGGGGTTCAAGTTCCCCGAGAACTTCAACCACCCCTACATCTCGCGCAGCATCACCGAGTTCTGGCGCCGCTGGCACATGAGCCTGAGTTCCTGGCTGCGCGAGTACCTCTACATCAGTCTGGGCGGGAATCGGCGCGGCCGGTTCCGCACCTACCTCAACCTATGGCTGACGATGGTGTTGGGCGGGCTGTGGCACGGAGCCAACTGGACCTTTGTGCTGTGGGGGATGTGGCACGGCAGCATCTTGGCGGTCGAGCGCCGGATGAAGGAGGCCAAACTCTGGAAGCCCTCCCCGGCCTGGCTGACCATCCCGGGGACCATGATCCTCGTGATCCTCGGCTGGGTCATGTTCCGGGCGGACAACGTGCCCGAGGCCTTCCGCATGTATGCAGGCATGGTCGGGCTGAACGGCGTGGGCCTGAGCGATACGCTCGCCTGGCAGATCAGGCCCAGCGTCATCGTGACGATGCTGCTGGCTGCCGTCCTGGTGTATGTGGCCCCTGTATGGGGAAATCGTGTGGGCGACGCAGGTAGCCGTTTCTTGCGCCCGCGCGTGGTGATGGTAGCAACAGTTGCTCTGCTGCCCCTGTTCGTGCTGGCGGTCATGAAACTGAGCGCTCAATCCTATACTCCCTTCCTTTACTTCCAATTTTGA
- a CDS encoding alginate O-acetyltransferase AlgF — translation MRRVFLTVLLSLHILATTTYASAQETGLYDAAPPADSAFVRVINAPAATLGSKAVTAQKGTVSSYVIVPQGEFSAKVGATSSKLTVEAGKFYSLALNGGKLVLLADQAAENRAKALLTIYNLSKAPSVDLKTADGKTAVVTGVKPGASGSRAVNGIVVDLAAFDKTKSLGTLKSVKLERGNAYAVVVTDSGVTITTSSTKTK, via the coding sequence GTGAGACGAGTTTTTTTGACGGTACTACTTAGCCTACATATTCTGGCCACCACAACTTACGCCTCCGCTCAGGAGACTGGCCTGTACGACGCCGCCCCTCCCGCTGACAGTGCATTCGTACGCGTGATCAACGCTCCCGCTGCGACGCTTGGGAGCAAGGCGGTCACCGCCCAGAAGGGCACAGTCAGCTCCTACGTGATCGTCCCTCAGGGCGAGTTCAGCGCGAAGGTCGGTGCAACCAGCAGCAAGCTGACGGTCGAGGCTGGGAAGTTCTACTCGCTCGCCCTAAATGGCGGAAAGCTCGTGCTCCTCGCCGACCAGGCCGCTGAGAATCGCGCCAAGGCCCTGCTGACGATCTACAACCTCAGCAAGGCGCCCAGCGTCGACCTGAAGACAGCCGACGGCAAGACCGCCGTCGTGACTGGCGTGAAGCCTGGTGCGAGTGGCAGCCGCGCTGTGAATGGCATCGTGGTGGACTTGGCCGCGTTCGACAAGACCAAGTCGCTCGGGACCCTCAAGAGCGTGAAGCTGGAGCGCGGTAACGCCTACGCAGTCGTCGTGACGGATTCAGGCGTGACCATCACCACCAGCAGCACCAAGACCAAGTAG
- a CDS encoding ISL3 family transposase, translating into MAVELSTLLSPWFGKGLIVKHLALDGSTLHLKVISAASDANCPLCGQRSYRLHSRSTRTLHDLPFGGFPTVVHLRLHRFRCLQPDCVRRVFCERLPLLVTPYAQRTLRCTRALTHLASTASGRGGARLGTQLDLTASASTLIRQLHRPLVLPPCRLLHVGIDDFAFRKGQTYGTVIVDLDTHRPVEILPDRTTTVVADWLRQHPEIELVTRDRSTEFACAVTQSLPNAVQVLDRWHLLKNLREALERFLGRHQNVLRETTPAPKPRSQAGEDVRAQRQQRRMALLVQMQVLRAAGLGTRVIARHLGVSRYLVKRYLQADAVPARRAHTRVRSILDPYLAFLNRRWDEGCRVGAQLLREVQSLGYPGTRRPLDSWLRARRAGAPLPSPAEQQAALYEARAQQLIEIESTLPAKISPQELVWL; encoded by the coding sequence ATGGCCGTCGAACTTTCCACCCTCCTGTCCCCCTGGTTCGGGAAAGGGCTCATCGTCAAACATCTCGCCTTGGACGGTTCAACTCTCCATCTCAAGGTCATCAGCGCAGCTTCTGATGCCAATTGCCCGCTCTGTGGGCAGCGTTCCTACAGGCTCCATAGCCGCTCTACCCGTACCCTGCACGACTTACCGTTCGGTGGCTTCCCCACCGTGGTGCATCTGCGGCTTCACCGCTTCCGCTGTCTTCAACCCGACTGTGTCCGACGGGTGTTCTGTGAACGCCTGCCCTTGCTGGTCACGCCCTACGCGCAGCGCACACTCCGCTGCACTCGGGCGTTGACGCATCTCGCCTCGACCGCCAGCGGTCGAGGCGGAGCTCGGCTCGGGACCCAACTCGACCTGACTGCCAGTGCATCGACACTCATCCGGCAGTTGCACCGTCCGCTCGTCCTCCCGCCCTGTCGGTTGCTTCACGTCGGAATCGACGATTTCGCGTTTCGCAAGGGTCAGACCTACGGCACCGTCATCGTTGACTTGGACACCCATCGCCCGGTGGAGATCCTGCCGGATCGCACGACCACCGTGGTCGCCGACTGGCTCCGCCAGCACCCGGAGATCGAGTTGGTCACGCGCGACCGCTCGACGGAGTTTGCCTGTGCCGTCACCCAGAGTCTCCCGAACGCGGTCCAGGTCCTCGACCGTTGGCACCTGCTCAAAAATCTCCGCGAAGCCCTCGAACGTTTTTTGGGTCGTCACCAGAACGTGCTGCGTGAGACCACCCCTGCACCCAAGCCACGCTCGCAGGCAGGCGAAGACGTCCGGGCACAACGTCAGCAGCGCCGCATGGCGCTGCTGGTCCAGATGCAGGTGTTGCGCGCCGCTGGTCTGGGAACGCGAGTGATCGCCCGACACCTCGGTGTCAGCCGCTATCTCGTGAAGCGGTACTTACAAGCTGATGCGGTTCCCGCTCGTCGAGCCCATACCCGAGTCAGGAGCATCCTCGACCCGTACCTGGCGTTCCTCAACCGGCGGTGGGACGAGGGCTGCCGGGTGGGGGCTCAACTCCTCCGTGAGGTGCAGTCCCTGGGGTACCCAGGGACTCGTCGCCCCCTGGACAGTTGGCTCAGGGCTCGACGGGCAGGCGCACCCCTTCCTTCGCCTGCCGAACAGCAGGCGGCGCTGTACGA
- a CDS encoding alginate O-acetyltransferase AlgX-related protein, which translates to MTGKWMMAYEKNLDAKVPWRDPSVKLWGGLTYHLFGEAREGAVVGTDGWLYTTEEFQAAAEDTVEIAVKVEYIRQVRDKLAKDGAHLVVALVPAKTRIYPEHLGHLLVPAVKSNVYENFRQRLEAAGVPAPDLFRAMQAEKGEGARSLFLRTDTHWTPYGAAVAARTLAPAVKALRPDLPPTAYHESAGAPVARRGDLLRYVPVPEGVGPAPDTVREPEYTRTDEGGSGLLGDVTLAVTLVGTSYSAETKDNVWHFGAALAQALGTEVLNAAQEGKGPIVPMREYLSSQDRRDNPPQIVVWEIPERFLRISYPKE; encoded by the coding sequence GTGACCGGCAAGTGGATGATGGCCTACGAGAAGAACCTTGATGCCAAGGTGCCCTGGCGTGACCCGAGCGTAAAGCTGTGGGGCGGTCTGACATACCACCTCTTCGGCGAGGCGCGCGAGGGAGCCGTCGTGGGAACGGACGGTTGGCTGTACACCACCGAGGAGTTCCAGGCGGCTGCGGAAGATACTGTGGAGATCGCGGTGAAGGTCGAGTACATCAGGCAGGTCCGCGACAAGCTGGCGAAGGACGGCGCGCACCTAGTCGTCGCGCTCGTCCCCGCTAAGACACGTATCTATCCCGAGCACCTGGGGCACCTGCTCGTCCCCGCCGTGAAGTCCAACGTGTACGAGAACTTCCGGCAACGCTTGGAAGCGGCTGGAGTCCCGGCCCCAGACCTGTTCCGAGCAATGCAGGCTGAAAAGGGCGAGGGGGCGAGGAGCCTCTTCTTGCGCACCGACACCCACTGGACGCCTTACGGGGCAGCAGTGGCCGCCCGAACCCTCGCCCCGGCCGTCAAGGCCCTCAGGCCCGACCTTCCCCCCACCGCTTACCACGAGTCAGCGGGGGCTCCCGTCGCTCGCAGGGGCGACCTACTGCGCTACGTGCCCGTCCCGGAGGGTGTCGGCCCCGCCCCGGATACCGTGCGCGAGCCCGAGTACACCCGCACCGATGAGGGAGGCAGCGGCCTTCTGGGTGACGTAACCCTCGCGGTCACCCTCGTCGGCACCAGCTACAGCGCTGAGACAAAGGACAATGTCTGGCACTTTGGCGCGGCGTTGGCGCAGGCCTTGGGCACCGAGGTGTTGAACGCGGCCCAGGAGGGCAAAGGCCCCATCGTGCCTATGCGCGAGTACCTGAGCAGTCAGGACCGCCGGGATAACCCCCCACAGATTGTGGTCTGGGAAATCCCGGAACGGTTCCTGCGGATTTCTTACCCAAAGGAGTAA